A single window of Arcobacter venerupis DNA harbors:
- a CDS encoding sensor histidine kinase — MQTVELKIAPKDWLYIIIIGAFFGFFISLCFYFLSDDLQNISTIIFSTSSAISISLFAFFLITISNKFILPKVNKKFWYLISFIFSFLAGFLGFSFSFILFSFSDFKILYIISPFWHYIAVTIGFLTFLVGLILHQFISMKYKNEEIKTQILETKLKALENELNPHFLFNALNSVSELIYQDQKKAENAVIEISKFLRNAINKESLISLETELSMVKTYVNIENVRFDGKIVLNIEDFNEYKNIKIPKFSIQLLVENAIKHGYLGKTLNIDINFSKDKIRVQNDGKIANIVKFGTGLSNLQKRLELQKVGNLSFEKLDDKMLFVIELKDKN; from the coding sequence ATGCAAACAGTTGAACTAAAAATCGCACCAAAAGATTGGCTTTATATCATAATTATTGGGGCATTTTTTGGTTTTTTTATCTCTTTGTGTTTCTATTTTTTAAGTGATGATTTACAAAATATTTCAACTATTATTTTTAGTACAAGCAGTGCCATTTCTATTTCATTGTTTGCATTTTTTTTAATCACTATTTCCAATAAATTTATACTTCCAAAGGTAAATAAGAAATTCTGGTATTTGATTAGTTTTATTTTCTCTTTTTTAGCTGGTTTTCTAGGATTTAGTTTTTCTTTTATACTTTTTTCTTTTAGTGATTTTAAAATTTTATATATTATCTCACCATTTTGGCACTATATAGCTGTTACAATTGGTTTTCTGACCTTTTTAGTTGGTTTGATTTTGCATCAATTTATCTCTATGAAATACAAAAATGAAGAGATAAAAACGCAAATTTTAGAGACAAAACTAAAAGCTTTAGAAAATGAGCTAAATCCTCACTTTTTATTTAATGCTTTAAATTCAGTTTCTGAGTTGATTTATCAAGACCAGAAAAAAGCTGAAAATGCAGTGATTGAAATATCAAAATTTTTGCGAAATGCCATAAATAAAGAGAGTTTAATCTCTCTTGAAACTGAACTTTCTATGGTGAAAACTTATGTAAATATTGAAAATGTAAGATTTGATGGAAAAATTGTTTTAAATATTGAAGATTTTAATGAATATAAAAATATAAAAATACCAAAATTCTCAATTCAACTTTTGGTTGAAAATGCCATAAAACATGGATATTTAGGAAAAACTCTGAATATTGATATAAACTTTTCAAAAGACAAAATAAGAGTACAAAATGATGGTAAAATAGCTAATATTGTGAAATTTGGAACGGGTTTATCAAATCTTCAAAAAAGATTGGAACTTCAAAAAGTTGGCAATTTATCGTTTGAAAAGTTAGATGATAAGATGTTATTTGTAATAGAATTAAAGGATAAAAATTGA
- a CDS encoding SRPBCC family protein has protein sequence MQTFIKSSYINCDTKSLFDFHLDTNNLTYITPPDTKVELLTKDFKPVVSQILKIKSTKYFIPMNWEVKIEKIDEPNLLVDIAMKSPFSFWEHKHIFIKHGNISELKDIVTFKMPFGFIGKLFERLVIKDLQKMFDFRHKITKKMLEKEKF, from the coding sequence ATGCAAACATTTATAAAAAGTTCATATATCAACTGTGATACAAAATCTCTTTTTGATTTTCACTTAGATACTAATAATCTAACATATATTACTCCTCCTGATACTAAAGTGGAATTATTAACAAAAGATTTTAAACCCGTTGTATCACAAATATTGAAAATAAAAAGCACCAAATATTTTATACCAATGAATTGGGAAGTTAAAATAGAAAAAATTGATGAACCAAATTTATTGGTAGATATTGCAATGAAATCTCCATTTTCTTTTTGGGAACATAAACATATCTTTATAAAACATGGAAATATAAGTGAGTTAAAAGATATTGTTACTTTTAAAATGCCATTTGGATTTATAGGAAAGTTATTTGAAAGATTAGTAATAAAAGATTTACAAAAAATGTTTGATTTTAGACATAAAATTACAAAAAAGATGTTAGAAAAGGAAAAGTTTTGA
- the aroB gene encoding 3-dehydroquinate synthase has product MTVKITLPHDNSYEIFIDELNELYFDRKVVIITNPTVSGFHLDYLKTKIKARELSVCTIPDGEEYKHMQTIEDMLAHCFTHRLDRKSLLIAFGGGVIGDMTGFAASIYQRGIDFVQIPTTLLSQVDASVGGKTGINNKFGKNLVGAFHQPIAVYIDPNFLKTLPKREFGAGVAEIVKMAVTFNKDFFEWLEQNDLNDDKNIRIAIAKSVQTKADVVSQDEKELGIRAALNYGHTFGHVIENETNYDTYLHGEAVGIGMCMANALAVKIGLMSKDEELRVKNLLEKYEIPTTYKIKDVEDFYEHFFLDKKSLDNKIKFILPVGLGDCKITNEVTKNDVIEILKGF; this is encoded by the coding sequence ATGACTGTTAAAATTACTTTACCCCATGATAACTCTTATGAAATTTTTATAGATGAATTAAACGAACTATATTTTGATAGAAAAGTTGTGATTATTACAAATCCAACTGTTAGTGGATTTCATTTGGATTATTTAAAAACAAAAATAAAAGCACGTGAGCTTAGTGTTTGTACAATTCCAGATGGTGAAGAGTACAAACATATGCAAACAATTGAAGATATGTTAGCTCACTGTTTTACTCATAGACTTGATAGAAAATCACTACTTATAGCATTTGGTGGTGGTGTTATTGGAGATATGACAGGATTTGCAGCTTCAATTTATCAAAGAGGGATTGATTTTGTTCAAATTCCTACAACTTTACTTTCTCAAGTTGATGCAAGCGTTGGTGGAAAAACTGGGATTAACAATAAATTTGGAAAAAATCTTGTTGGTGCATTTCATCAACCAATTGCAGTTTATATCGACCCGAATTTCTTAAAAACTTTACCAAAAAGAGAGTTTGGTGCAGGAGTTGCTGAGATTGTAAAAATGGCAGTAACTTTTAACAAAGACTTTTTTGAGTGGTTAGAACAAAATGATTTAAATGATGATAAAAATATTAGAATAGCAATTGCTAAATCTGTTCAAACAAAAGCAGATGTTGTGTCACAAGATGAAAAAGAGTTAGGAATAAGAGCAGCACTTAATTATGGTCATACTTTTGGGCATGTAATTGAAAATGAGACAAATTATGATACGTATTTGCATGGTGAAGCTGTGGGAATTGGTATGTGTATGGCAAATGCTCTAGCTGTAAAAATTGGACTTATGAGTAAAGATGAAGAGTTAAGAGTAAAAAATCTATTAGAAAAATATGAGATTCCAACAACTTATAAAATCAAAGATGTTGAAGATTTTTATGAGCACTTTTTCTTAGATAAAAAGTCTTTGGATAATAAAATTAAATTTATTCTTCCAGTTGGTTTGGGTGATTGTAAAATCACAAATGAAGTTACAAAAAATGATGTTATTGAAATATTAAAAGGTTTTTAA
- the hemH gene encoding ferrochelatase has translation MKRAVVLMNMGGPNNLDEVKVFLRNMFNDKYIIGAPQPIRAMIGQIIISKRLKESKANYAKLGGMSPIVGHTKRLVRRLNKELDADVFYEMRYTPPFAKDIMPKLKNYDEIYAIPMYPHYSSTTTKSSIEEFVKVAKKYNLDKKIKTIDSYYDNIHYNKAIVERIKEVLKGENSEDFELIFSAHGLTQKIIDKGDLYQKHILANVECAKKELENQNISFKKIHVAYQSRLGPMEWLRPYMEDKLKEIKSKVIIYPISFTVDNSETEYELDMEYAEVAHKIGLTDYRVAKAPNHHRYFIETIKEIYEGMK, from the coding sequence TTGAAAAGAGCAGTTGTTTTAATGAATATGGGTGGCCCAAATAATTTAGATGAAGTAAAAGTATTTTTAAGAAATATGTTCAATGATAAATATATTATTGGTGCACCACAGCCAATAAGAGCAATGATTGGGCAAATAATTATTTCAAAAAGACTAAAAGAATCAAAGGCAAATTATGCAAAGTTAGGGGGAATGTCACCAATTGTTGGCCATACAAAAAGATTAGTGCGAAGATTAAATAAAGAGCTTGATGCGGATGTTTTTTATGAGATGAGATACACTCCACCATTTGCAAAAGATATTATGCCAAAACTAAAAAACTACGATGAAATATACGCAATTCCAATGTATCCACACTATTCAAGTACAACTACAAAATCATCAATTGAAGAGTTTGTAAAAGTTGCAAAAAAATATAATCTTGATAAAAAAATCAAAACAATAGATAGTTATTATGACAATATTCATTACAATAAAGCGATAGTTGAGCGAATAAAAGAGGTTTTAAAAGGCGAAAATTCAGAAGATTTTGAACTTATATTTTCAGCTCACGGATTAACACAAAAAATCATAGATAAAGGTGATTTATACCAAAAACATATTTTAGCAAATGTTGAATGTGCAAAAAAAGAGCTAGAAAATCAAAATATATCTTTCAAAAAAATTCATGTGGCATATCAATCAAGACTAGGACCAATGGAGTGGTTGCGACCTTATATGGAAGATAAATTAAAAGAGATAAAATCAAAGGTAATAATCTATCCTATATCATTTACAGTTGATAATTCTGAAACTGAATATGAACTTGATATGGAATATGCAGAAGTTGCTCATAAAATTGGGTTAACGGATTATAGAGTTGCTAAGGCTCCAAATCATCATAGATATTTTATAGAAACAATCAAAGAGATTTATGAGGGGATGAAATAG
- a CDS encoding DEAD/DEAH box helicase — protein MNLDEKIINALKDLDYKEATEIQKKAIPIALKKRDILAAAQSGTGKTAAFLLPILTEILANKQANKPILRALILVPTRELATQISKAVDDFSKYMEVESIAMVGGVSTKDQEKKITKGLDILVATSGRLMEHLKNGTVDLSSVTTVVIDEVDTMLDMGFLEDIEKILPSVGPKRQIMMFSATMNQNVKKLAKEFLTDPVVIEVAQQRSAVKIIDQQIVLVDEANKAAALSYIIGSKNYSQVLVFVNMKIEADTLVEHLELDGLPAGCIHGDVRQTARAKVMRKFKSGEIRVLVATDIAARGIDIELLPIVVNYALPETVTDYTHRIGRTGRAGNPGIALTLLSVKDYKMMIDIEKELIINIPRTEVEGFEATEKKPRLFKARPKKLSVKKAEAGKVAKKTGFAKTNAPEKKPAKKKKITKRDDNRSFGKK, from the coding sequence ATGAACTTAGATGAAAAAATCATAAATGCTTTAAAAGATTTAGATTACAAAGAAGCAACGGAAATACAAAAAAAAGCTATTCCTATCGCTTTAAAAAAAAGAGATATTCTAGCAGCTGCACAAAGTGGAACAGGTAAAACTGCTGCATTTTTATTACCAATTTTAACAGAAATTTTGGCAAATAAACAAGCAAACAAACCAATTCTTAGAGCTTTAATTTTAGTTCCAACAAGAGAATTAGCAACTCAAATATCAAAAGCAGTTGATGATTTTTCAAAGTATATGGAAGTAGAATCAATAGCTATGGTTGGTGGAGTTTCAACAAAAGACCAAGAGAAAAAAATTACAAAAGGTCTTGACATTTTAGTAGCAACTTCTGGAAGATTAATGGAACATCTAAAAAATGGAACTGTTGATTTATCAAGTGTTACAACAGTTGTAATTGACGAAGTTGATACTATGCTTGATATGGGATTTTTAGAAGATATTGAAAAAATTCTTCCAAGTGTTGGACCAAAAAGACAAATCATGATGTTCTCAGCAACTATGAATCAAAATGTAAAAAAACTTGCAAAAGAGTTTTTAACAGATCCAGTTGTAATTGAAGTTGCACAACAAAGATCAGCTGTAAAAATCATTGACCAACAAATTGTTTTAGTTGATGAAGCAAATAAAGCAGCGGCATTATCATATATCATTGGTTCAAAAAACTATTCTCAAGTTTTAGTTTTTGTAAATATGAAAATTGAAGCTGATACTTTAGTTGAACATTTAGAACTTGATGGTCTTCCAGCTGGTTGTATTCATGGAGATGTTAGACAAACTGCTCGTGCAAAAGTTATGAGAAAATTCAAATCAGGAGAAATTAGAGTTTTAGTAGCAACTGATATTGCTGCTCGTGGAATTGATATAGAACTTTTACCAATAGTTGTAAATTATGCCTTACCTGAAACTGTAACTGATTATACACATAGAATCGGAAGAACTGGACGAGCTGGGAATCCAGGAATTGCTTTGACGCTTTTAAGTGTTAAGGATTATAAAATGATGATTGATATTGAAAAAGAGTTAATCATAAATATTCCAAGAACTGAAGTTGAAGGTTTTGAAGCAACAGAAAAAAAACCAAGACTATTTAAAGCAAGACCTAAAAAACTAAGTGTAAAAAAAGCTGAAGCTGGAAAAGTAGCTAAAAAAACAGGTTTTGCAAAAACAAATGCCCCTGAAAAAAAACCAGCTAAGAAGAAAAAAATTACTAAAAGAGATGATAATAGAAGTTTTGGGAAAAAATAA
- a CDS encoding LytR/AlgR family response regulator transcription factor: MIVDDESLALSRLKRLLNENGIEDITAFDNPIDALKEITKTKFDAVFLDISMPNISGLELADSIMQIEPKTFIIFQTAYSEFALEAYKSGGMGYLVKPIESNDIKNILDKIKSFAVSSKDESKKILGKRGDKLYLIDINDIYYIKADLDEVIIKIKEADAYVRRKIGDLETLLSDKNFFRVHRSYIVNVDKIKSMRSVEQSKLEISFDGIAEIVTSSKEGAKDFREYIERRSL; this comes from the coding sequence ATGATTGTTGATGATGAGAGTTTAGCTTTAAGCAGATTAAAAAGGTTATTAAATGAAAATGGAATTGAAGATATAACAGCTTTTGATAATCCAATAGATGCTCTAAAAGAGATAACAAAAACAAAATTTGATGCAGTTTTTTTGGATATTTCAATGCCAAATATTTCGGGACTTGAGCTTGCTGATTCTATCATGCAAATTGAGCCAAAAACATTTATTATATTTCAAACAGCTTATTCAGAGTTTGCACTTGAAGCTTATAAAAGTGGTGGAATGGGATATTTAGTAAAACCAATAGAGTCAAATGACATAAAAAATATCCTAGATAAAATTAAAAGTTTTGCAGTTTCATCTAAAGATGAATCAAAAAAAATCTTAGGAAAAAGAGGAGATAAACTTTATTTGATTGATATAAATGATATTTATTATATAAAAGCTGATTTAGATGAAGTTATCATCAAAATAAAAGAAGCAGATGCTTATGTAAGACGAAAAATAGGGGATTTAGAAACACTTTTAAGTGATAAAAACTTCTTTAGAGTTCACAGATCTTATATTGTAAATGTTGATAAAATCAAATCTATGCGAAGTGTGGAACAATCAAAACTTGAAATATCTTTTGATGGAATTGCAGAAATTGTGACAAGTTCAAAAGAGGGTGCTAAAGATTTTAGAGAGTACATTGAGCGAAGAAGTTTATAA